A portion of the Bactrocera neohumeralis isolate Rockhampton chromosome 2, APGP_CSIRO_Bneo_wtdbg2-racon-allhic-juicebox.fasta_v2, whole genome shotgun sequence genome contains these proteins:
- the LOC126751026 gene encoding BLOC-2 complex member HPS5 homolog — protein MTELYCLTNFIDFSQTLHEPLKHSNRIKYTCFDISTNYVIFGATSGSLYLFNRCSGKFLQLIPNKHGPVTHLAISANEKYVAFSTQRSMICVYAVNISTHTTPQVIFTNLSSDQTLQVTCIHWTQDEKQFYYGDTRGQVNLVLLSSFIGKTLLNMGVHPILFLESPIVQIDDFESLLLVSNCNKCILCNTEYEEYKQIGNRPRDGAFGACFAISTNETTQPSRIYCSRPGSRIWEVDFEGEVLQTHQFKTALAIPPVKIHKFNGTEEETISKYEENDEMLEYQSQNLQFARIQMLNKDFLLTFTEFGLYVFDMRTSTVVLWCNQFERIVDCRVIGKEIVIFTQTGSLYSVQLSPLKAHACALVRQEKLLECACLMRKHVKYFADKAREDYDLNILNQIKRFLINRQEFELLNDLSVIFDAIMQCEAVGDNNSTGSSSATTERSASVGASGIQFVANNNHTPPAKEVYVLENAFCENIRSTKGSEKHFKDALLTVTGKFGKNIIKYKFNIFAEEQKKLVRELIPSNERSIPFNDIKAIYEKDEEIVCRTKKSQVTEAKQNITNNGHNISAEEKTIYNLYLICKSAKISNINFVERYRSLFDEYTARELIELLRKLEKVMQEHGDSAEQARKNCYEMYFNYLNTELIWEMDDYTRDFIAEGFVLLNTSADIVRCDNCAFPLRFDNTCVFHELGAVLLRYYWSRNEQVKCFDVLMQVPALLDVLAKFYMAENNVDKVVPIILSYRQPELLLEIGKGLSLAAWARCFEQFVDLQQGRLCCVNCECVTTVDNVNQHFFYTWNCFLSIALEYLHAQEIFALIFKWSNYIANDAIDREFYTRCMLKG, from the exons ATGACGGAATTATATTGTCTTACTAACTTTATTGATTTTTCGCAAACTTTACATGAGCCGCTTAAACACAGCAATCGTATCAAG TACACTTGCTTCGACATTTCtacaaattatgtaatttttggaGCTACTTCTGGGTCATTGTACCTCTTTAATCGTTGCTCtggtaaatttttacaattgatACCGAATAAACATGGACCAGTGACGCATTTAGCTATATCAGCTAATGAAAAGTATGTCGCATTCTCCACACAACGGTCAATGATCTGTGTGTACGCTGTAAACATTTCTACGCATACAACCCCACAAGTGATCTTCACGAATCTCAGTAGCGATCAAACATTACAAGTAACATGTATACATTGGACGCAGGATGAGAAGCAGTTTTACTATGGTGATACGCGTGGACAAGTAAACTTAGTGCTACTTTCCTCATTTATT GGGAAGACTTTACTCAATATGGGTGTGCACCCTATATTATTTCTGGAATCGCCAATAGTGCAAATTGATGATTTTGAGTCACTACTACTTGTTTCCAACTGCAACAAATGTATTTTATGTAATACTGAGTATGAGGAATATAAACAG ATTGGAAATCGTCCGAGAGATGGTGCATTTGGCGCTTGCTTTGCAATTTCTACCAATGAAACTACCCAACCATCACGCATTTACTGTTCTCGACCAGGTTCACGAATTTGGGAGGTAGATTTCGAAGGCGAAGTTTTGCAAACGCATCAATTTAAAACTGCGCTAGCTATACCACCGGTAAAAATACATAAGTTCAATGGCACTGAAGAAGAGACGATTTCTAAATACGAAGAAAACGATGAAATGCTCGAATATCAGTCGCAAAATTTACAGTTTGCTAGAATTCAAATGCTCAACAAAGATTTTCTACTCACTTTTACCGAGTTCggtttgtatgtatttgataTGCGCACATCGACGGTCGTTTTGTGGTGCAACCAATTTGAGCGTATAGTGGATTGTCGTGTAATTGGAaaggaaattgtaatttttacacAAACTGGCTCGTTATACAGTGTGCAGTTGAGTCCATTAAAG GCGCATGCTTGCGCTTTGGTGCGTCAAGAAAAACTGTTGGAATGTGCATGTCTAATGCGGAaacatgtaaaatattttgcagaTAAAGCACGTGAAGATTATGATTTGAATATACTCAATCAAATCAAACGATTCCTAATTAATCGTCAAGAATTTGAGTTACTAAATGATTTATCGGTTATATTTGATGCTATTATGCAGTGTGAAG CCGTTGGGGATAATAACAGCACCGGTAGCAGTTCCGCCACCACAGAACGTAGTGCAAGCGTTGGTGCCAGCGGTATACAGTTTGTGGCCAATAACAATCATACGCCACCGGCTAAAGAGGTCTACGTACTCGAAAATGctttttgcgaaaatattcGCTCTACTAAAGGTAGTGAAAAACATTTCAAAGACGCGCTCTTGACAGTGACCggaaaatttggtaaaaatattatcaaatataaatttaatatattcgcTGAGGAGCAAAAGAAATTGGTACGGGAACTGATACCATCTAATGAACGTTCAATACCATTTAATGATATTAAAGCAATCTACGAAAAAGATGAAGAGATTGTGTGTCGAACAAAAAAATCACAAGTCACAGAAgctaaacaaaatattacaaataatggACATAATATAAGTGCCGAGGAGAAAAccatatataatttgtatttaatatgtaaaagtgcaaaaataagCAACATAAATTTCGTAGAACGTTATCGCTCATTATTCGACGAATACACTGCGCGCGAATTAATCGAGTTGCTGCGCAAATTGGAGAAGGTAATGCAAGAGCATGGCGATAGTGCTGAACAGGCACGTAAAAACTGCTATGAGATGTACTTTAATTACCTGAATACAGAGCTTATTTGGGAAATGGACGATTATACGCGCGACTTTATAGCGGAGGGTTTTGTGCTGCTCAATACATCGGCGGATATAGTGCGTTGCGATAATTGTGCCTTTCCTTTGCGTTTTGACAACACTTGTGTCTTTCATGAATTGGGCGCGGTATTGTTACGTTACTATTGGTCGCGTAATGAGCAGGTGAAATGCTTTGACGTGCTAATGCAAGTGCCAGCGCTGCTGGATGTATTAGCTAAATTCTATATGGCTGAAAATAATGTGGACAAAGTCGTGCCGATTATTTTAAGCTACCGGCAACCCGAATTGCTATTGGAAATCGGCAAAGGTCTGAGTTTAGCCGCATGGGCGCGTTGCTTTGAACAATTCGTTGACTTGCAACAAGGGCGCTTGTGTTGTGTTAATTGTGAATGCGTAACAACGGTCGATAATGTCAACCAGCATTTTTTCTACACTTGGAATTGCTTTCTAAGCATCGCTCTGGAATATTTGCATGCGCAGGAAATTTTTGCACTGATTTTCAAATGGTCGAATTATATAGCGAATGATGCTATAGATCGCGAATTCTACACACGCTGTATGTTGAAAGGCTAA